ATAAAATACCGGTAAATATATCAATTCATTTTCTCGTTCCTGTAGATAAGTTAGTAATTTATGTAGGGTAATAGTTAAATATAAATGCATATCGATAGGAGTTGTCTGATTCTTTCTTGCTAATTGATCCAACGTTAAGCCGATCTTTTGATAACCTGTTAATCGATCTACAAATAATTGTGCTAATTCTGGATTAATTGTTTTGAGAAATCTAGATAATTCACGATACACACCAGCTAACCATTGGTCCGATTCATCTCTATGCATTTGAAAATGTTTCTTCACCCATGCTTGTATGTCTTTTTGATCGGTAATGGCAACAAAGTAGCCCTTTTGCCGAGCCATATTTGTATAGGTTTGAATCCACAATTGTAGTCGTAGCCAAAATAAATCACTGATTCGATCAAAGATAAAGCCATTTAATTGATGAATAGGGTAGCTATCAATTCTTATATTTAAATACGTTTCACCACTTCGCGTGATACTTGCATTATTTTGTTGATCCACTGTAATATAGTTATCAATAATAAGGGATTTAATTTCCTGCTCAAAGTAGTTTCTATCTAAATGCTTACAAATACCGAAATATCTGGTTATTTTATAGAGTTTAGCATCTTGTAAAGTTTGTATCGAACGCTTTCCAACTAAGAGATGAAAAATAGAAGCAGTACTTCGTTCCATACTTATACTGGCTATACAGTCTAGTAAGATTGACCTGAACATATACTTTAACTCCTTTTTTAAAAATAGTCAGGGAATGTATTCTTTATCTCCTCCTACACTCTCATTGCAAAAATAAGTATTCCCACTTAAAATAGTAAAGGAAGACATACTTTTTATAGATCATGAAATAGCAAGAAGGGAGAATTAGCATGGCTCATTACACAATAGTAGATAAAGATACATGCATTGCCTGCGGTGCATGCGGGGCAGCAGCTCCTGAAATATACGATTATGATGATGAGGGAATTGCCTACGTTCTCTTAGATGATAATACAGGAAACGTTAAAATACCAGAAATATTAGAAGAAGATATGTTGGATGCGCATGAAGGTTGTCCAACTGACTCGATAAAGATTGCTAACGATTCCTTTGATCGTGATCCATTCAAATTTGAAAAATAATTCCTTATCATTCAAAAAGTGAAGGTACCAATATCAATTGGAACCTTCACTTTTATGTTTATACTTCTCGGTGATCAGTGTAAGACAAGGGGATTAACCCCATCCGGTACCGGAATAGCTTCCTGAAGTCTGTATTCGCCTACTACTTCACTATCAATTGGGATATCGAATTCCACACTTCTATAGCCAAATGTTTTAGCTGTTATTAGAATCGCTTCAATCATCGACATGGTTAGCTGATTATCAGCAAAGTCAGTTGACTCTGAAAATGAAATCAGTATGTCCTCAGTGCTCTTCTCTTCTAAGTTAAAACTGGTATCTTTTGGAATAGTTGCTTCGATATACTGTCCCTCATCCATTTGCATAAGAGTTAATGCTTCGTTTATAGATACTATTTCATTAACACTAGTAGGTATAAGTAACTTATCTCGATCTTCATACTGATAAATTTTATAAACTTGGTTTTTAATCTCACTTAAAGGGAATTTATCTAGCTCTCCAAATGGCCCCAAGGTTACTGGATCCATAGATTCTGTTTGTGTAATAATATTAGTAATCCCATATGGTGTGAACATGAGATTCAACATTTTTTGAAACATATTTGCGTTACTAGAGCCTGGAGGAAATTCATATGCATCTGAAACCGTCATAAAAAGTTGTTTATTATTATCAGTAAACTCAAACACAATATCTTCAAATGGGAAAGTTTTTATTCCAGCATCTACTACTAAGTCTCCAACAAAACTGTTAATTCGGTTATAATAATCATTTGGTTCTCCTGTTGAAGTAGAATCAACTAATGTGATTGGTATAGCATATTGATAATTTTGATCAGCTACTGCTAGTGTAAACATTTGTTCTTGTTCAAATTCTTTGTAATATAACATACTTTCCATATCTACCACTGCATCATCTATGATCATACTATTTTCACTTGAATCCCCTGAAATAGCTTCTTCTTGTGAGGTTACTTTATCTCCATTATCTTCTATTTGTTCTGCACGTTCAAACTCTGTTGTATTGGAACTTCGTATAAAAATAAAAACTAAAGAAAAAGCGGCGATTAAAGCCAGAGAAGGAATAATCCAGGATCGATTTTGCTTAGATTTTGGCGTTGAATTTAGTTTTTGTTGGATATTGCTATACAAGTGCTCTTTTGATTGATGATCATGTATTTTTGGCATTTCTTTTAGTTTTTGTTCTAAATCTGTTTCACCTAACCTCTGTTGATCCATGATTATTACCCCCTCTCTTGTTGATCTCGTAGTAGTGTTTGTAATTTTTTAAGCGCTCGATGTTGTGTAGTTTTCACCTTACTAGTTGAACAACCCATAATATCAGCTGTTTCTTGAATGGTTAAAGATTGCAAATAACGTAATATTAATACCTGTTTTTGATCTAGACTACACTTATCTAACTGATAATAAATATCCTTTAATTCCTCATCAAGAATAACAATCTCTTCAGGTAACCGGGAAGTGTCCTTAAAATCAGACGCCTGTTTATTGAAATTTAAAAAGTCTATTAGTCGCTGTTTATTTCGTGTTTGTTTTCTAAAAGAATCCATTGTTGTATGTCTTGCAATAGAAAACAACCATGTTTTTTCGGAACTTTCACCTCGAAAAGAATCATATGATTTTAGAACTTTGATATACACTTCTTGAATAAGATCTTCAGCCAAAGACTTATCTTTGACCATATAAAAGATATATTGAAATAAATCTTGATGATATTTATTATATATGTCTTCAAACGTGGTCTTCATTTATAAGACCTCCCGTCCTAGTATATTAGTCGTCAGTTATGACAAAAGGTTACACAATTTCGTTTATCTACAAATATCTTTTAAAAATAAGCGAAAGAGGTTCATACAATACGAATAGAAACACGACATTACCAATTGCATGAGAGATATCAAATGGCAGACCTGCTAAATAATAAGCAAGAAACTTACCTGTAATAAAATAGTTCGTAATAGCAAATGTAAATCCAAAGAATAAACCAGCTATTAGAGCATAAATCAATAAATAAATGAATGGCTTCTTAAGATACATTTTTCCTAATAAACCACTAAAAATACCGATAATCGACCAAGCAATGATTTGCCAAACCGTCCAAATTCCCATGCCTAAGAACAAATTGGATATATATGTAGTGATAACTGCTAAAAAGAAAGCAGAAAACGGTCCTAAAAAAAAGCCCGTAATAATAATAATTGCAGTTACGGGCTGTATGTTTGGTAAAAATTGAAAGCCTACTCGTCCAACAACACATAATGAAGCTAACACAGCAATGAGTGTTAAACGATATGTCTGCTTCATTAATTATTCCGTTCCATGTAAATCAAAAATAACTTCATCACCTGATGATAACTCATATTCACTTGCACCAACATTAGCTTGTTCACCATTTACTTCATACAACCAATACTTATCATCCGATTGCTCGACACCATCTATCGAAGTTATAAAGCCATCAGCATCTTCAATTTCATAGTTTTCTTCCAATACATCCATCAATATTTCATTCTCTTCTATTTCAATCGTTTCCGAAGAAATAACTTCTTCTCCATTATCTGTTGAAATAGTTATATTAACTACTTGTTCTTGCTCTTCTACATTAGTTGTTTCATCTGGTGTCTCTGTTTGTCCACAACCAAATAAGATTAGTGTACTAAGTAAGAAGGCCATAATTAACTTTACGTGATTTTTCATAATAAATTCCTCCATTTTTTTGGAGGACTGAACAATAATTTGTGAAATAAATTAAAAATTAACATTAACAAACAAATCAATCGCTCAACCCTCGAAGCATTGATAAAGTGAAATTGGTAGGTCTACTGACTTGTACATTTATCTACTTTGAACCCTTCCCATACCGAAAATTGATACAGTGGACTTATTCATTTCGTCTGTACTTACAGTTGCGAGGACAGTTCTGGTCTCACACCAGATTCCCTGTTATGTTACATACACCAATAACACGCTATTTTATTAGTTTACTCTTCACCATTACTTTTGGGAAGCTCAAAAGTAAAAGTAGTACCTTCTGATTGCTTACTTTGAACAGATATATTCCCTCTGTGTGCTTCCACGATATTTTTGGCAATCGCTAAACCAAGACCTGTACCTTTCTTTCCAGCTTTTCTTTTTCTTGATTTATCTGCTTTATAAAATCGTTCAAATACAAACGGTAAGTCATCTTGTGGAATACCCGATCCGTTATCCTTGATCGTAAAACGTACTTTCTTATTTTGTTCTTCTACACCAACAACAATCTCACCCTGTTCTTGTGTATGATTAATTGCATTGTCAATCAAATTAGTTAAGACTTGTTCCATCCGATCCGGATCAAATAATAATAGCAATTCTTTATTAGTAATAGAATATGTTAAAGTAATTTGTTTTTCATTAGATAGACCTTTAAACTTTCGAATAATTCGATCTAAATATAACTCTACTTCTATTAGTTCTTTATTTAATTGAATTTGTCCTGCTTTTATCCTTGCAAGATCAAGTAGTTCATTGACCAATCTACCCATTCGTAACGATTCATCTCGGATAATGTGCGCTAATTCATTTTTTTCTTCTTTCGATTCAGCAATATCATCCACTATTGCCTCGCTGTATCCTTGAAGCATGGAAATTGGCGTACGTAACTCATGCGATACATTTGCAATAAACTCTTCACGTAACTTGTCCATTTTTCGTTCTTCTGTCATATCACGAATAACAGCAACGACTCCACGTACTTTTGTCTGATCGTATAACGGAGACATGATCATAACCCAGTTACGTCCTTGAATAAACACTTCACGCATAGACTCAGATTCAATTGTTATTACCTCTTGCATAAGATCTTTCACTTCATGTGGTAATGTTTCTTCATCTTCCATATCTAGCTCATAACGCCAGTCTTCTAAGAATTTATTAGCAGGTGGATTAGAAACAATAATATCTCCTACTCGATTTAATGTGATAACACCATCAGCCATTGATCGTAAAATACTATACAATTGTTCTTTTTCTTGACTTAATGCATCAATATGATAATTGAGTTGCCTACCCATTCGATTAAATGCCATAGCTAATTCACCAATTTCATCATGTGTTAAAATTGGTACCTTCGTACGAAATTCACCTTTTGTTAATTCTGAAGCTGCTTTACGCATTTGAATTAAGGGTGCTGTTATTCGTGTTGATAGAAAAA
The nucleotide sequence above comes from Paraliobacillus zengyii. Encoded proteins:
- a CDS encoding helix-turn-helix domain-containing protein encodes the protein MFRSILLDCIASISMERSTASIFHLLVGKRSIQTLQDAKLYKITRYFGICKHLDRNYFEQEIKSLIIDNYITVDQQNNASITRSGETYLNIRIDSYPIHQLNGFIFDRISDLFWLRLQLWIQTYTNMARQKGYFVAITDQKDIQAWVKKHFQMHRDESDQWLAGVYRELSRFLKTINPELAQLFVDRLTGYQKIGLTLDQLARKNQTTPIDMHLYLTITLHKLLTYLQERENELIYLPVFYQFTKTSKKFITNSAEKTFILVKKGFDVEQISQIRQLKINTIEDHIVEIAYIDPDFSIKPYVDQESFTIILAAIRNNKTVKLKQIKEMAGNNFSYFQIRLVLTYADLVQKEDLLK
- a CDS encoding ferredoxin, with product MAHYTIVDKDTCIACGACGAAAPEIYDYDDEGIAYVLLDDNTGNVKIPEILEEDMLDAHEGCPTDSIKIANDSFDRDPFKFEK
- a CDS encoding sigma-70 family RNA polymerase sigma factor; translation: MKTTFEDIYNKYHQDLFQYIFYMVKDKSLAEDLIQEVYIKVLKSYDSFRGESSEKTWLFSIARHTTMDSFRKQTRNKQRLIDFLNFNKQASDFKDTSRLPEEIVILDEELKDIYYQLDKCSLDQKQVLILRYLQSLTIQETADIMGCSTSKVKTTQHRALKKLQTLLRDQQERG
- a CDS encoding ECF transporter S component produces the protein MKQTYRLTLIAVLASLCVVGRVGFQFLPNIQPVTAIIIITGFFLGPFSAFFLAVITTYISNLFLGMGIWTVWQIIAWSIIGIFSGLLGKMYLKKPFIYLLIYALIAGLFFGFTFAITNYFITGKFLAYYLAGLPFDISHAIGNVVFLFVLYEPLSLIFKRYL
- a CDS encoding DUF4430 domain-containing protein, with the translated sequence MKNHVKLIMAFLLSTLILFGCGQTETPDETTNVEEQEQVVNITISTDNGEEVISSETIEIEENEILMDVLEENYEIEDADGFITSIDGVEQSDDKYWLYEVNGEQANVGASEYELSSGDEVIFDLHGTE
- a CDS encoding ATP-binding protein; translation: MFWRSVVFKLWVTFLIVIFVVLAIISFFLLEFFEGYHVNQAEKELLDTANKVSTLLSEYEDQELIEKMITTIKDPASRIIIVENEEESWISESTDETLPLITKEWLFNKEDYRSVYFNNNVVKTETTLDDGTQVLLVGTRLTDQVGAVYAYQSSNVVAATTEQTTRIILLAAAIAIVLMTIFAFFLSTRITAPLIQMRKAASELTKGEFRTKVPILTHDEIGELAMAFNRMGRQLNYHIDALSQEKEQLYSILRSMADGVITLNRVGDIIVSNPPANKFLEDWRYELDMEDEETLPHEVKDLMQEVITIESESMREVFIQGRNWVMIMSPLYDQTKVRGVVAVIRDMTEERKMDKLREEFIANVSHELRTPISMLQGYSEAIVDDIAESKEEKNELAHIIRDESLRMGRLVNELLDLARIKAGQIQLNKELIEVELYLDRIIRKFKGLSNEKQITLTYSITNKELLLLFDPDRMEQVLTNLIDNAINHTQEQGEIVVGVEEQNKKVRFTIKDNGSGIPQDDLPFVFERFYKADKSRKRKAGKKGTGLGLAIAKNIVEAHRGNISVQSKQSEGTTFTFELPKSNGEE